One segment of Rickettsiales bacterium DNA contains the following:
- the acpS gene encoding holo-ACP synthase: MMIGTGHDMTDIRRIEKSLARFGERFENRVFTPTEQAKAQRRKGGGERNGLASTYAKRFAAKEACAKALGTGFREGVFHKDMGVVNLPSGKPTLELSGGALAKLNQLVDMRRYKPVIHLTLSDEYPYAQAHVIIEAVPVS; the protein is encoded by the coding sequence ATGATGATAGGGACCGGACATGATATGACCGATATTCGGCGTATCGAGAAATCTTTGGCGCGCTTTGGCGAGCGGTTTGAGAATCGTGTATTTACACCAACCGAACAAGCAAAAGCACAGCGACGCAAAGGCGGCGGTGAACGCAATGGCTTAGCCTCGACCTATGCTAAGCGGTTCGCAGCGAAAGAAGCTTGTGCGAAAGCGCTGGGCACGGGCTTTCGCGAAGGCGTGTTCCATAAAGATATGGGGGTGGTCAATCTACCCTCAGGTAAACCCACTTTAGAGCTCAGCGGCGGCGCGCTAGCGAAGTTAAATCAGCTCGTGGATATGCGGCGCTATAAGCCCGTGATTCACCTAACATTGAGCGATGAATACCCCTACGCACAGGCGCATGTGATCATTGAAGCCGTGCCTGTTAGTTAG